One window of the Micromonas commoda chromosome 9, complete sequence genome contains the following:
- a CDS encoding hypothetical protein (cupC3, conserved uncharacterized protein): MTFRGHLNAGPLMELIEDTHPLGRKRELAGITPDTHRAEYDFLVGEPGAPSAPDAPGALALPKQQPFKVGWKGKARAEEPAKDRFEKIEQRFQKREAFLPIRREYIRDNNDKTGLHPITGEVVDANKHVKCNGRDIDPDVRSRGPRHLPERTPAMSAFDERRALRAETRRPIREDFILKEGLANAPPDRLSARDNFVPPSSRLPDGRWATGHELVDVGGDARRSPPKIYTPYALDEEE; this comes from the coding sequence atgacgttCCGCGGCCACCTCAACGCGGGGCCCCTCATGGAGCTGATAGAGGATACCCACCCGCTCGGACGcaagcgcgagctcgccggaaTCACCCCGGACACCCACAGGGCGGAGTACGACTTTCTCGTGGGCGAGCCAGGGGCGCCCTCCGCAcccgacgcccccggggcgctcgcgctgccgAAGCAGCAGCCGTTCAAGGTTGGATGGAAGGgaaaggcgcgcgcggaggagcccgCGAAGGACAGGTTCGAGAAGATCGAACAACGCTTCCAGAAACGTGAGGCGTTCTTGCCCATCCGGCGCGAGTACATCCGCGACAACAACGACAAGACGGGCCTGCACCCAATCaccggcgaggtcgtcgacgcgaacaaGCACGTGAAGTGCAACGGGCGCGACATCGACCCGGACGTCAGGAGCAGAGGGCCGCGGCACCTGCCGGAGCGAACGCCCGCGATGTCGGCGTTCGACGAGCGAAGGGCACTCAGGGCGGAGACCCGACGGCCCATCCGCGAGGATTTCATACTAAAGGAGGGTCTCGCCAACGCGCCCCCCGACCGGTTGAGCGCGAGGGATAACTTcgtcccgccgtcgtcgaggctgcCGGACGGGCGATGGGCGACGGGCCacgagctcgtggacgtgGGCGGGGACGCACGGAGGAGCCCGCCGAAGATTTACACGCCCTacgcgctggacgaggaggagtgA
- the PEX19 gene encoding integral membrane peroxisomal protein importer-2 family (peroxisomal protein import (Pex19); PPI2) translates to MDNKAEAILDQALGEFNDGLGGAKSGGKSKKKGSKKKAEPAGLGGLGLPSKAEKAPPQPKGMGSLGLPAKDKVGAKEGGKGKGKKKKGAGAQPAFNPFDPFGAMAGAGAMGGNPYAMGGNPYGNPYGNQADPFADLMPGGGGGGAAGANPWAPNPDAEKYANELAEHMQKMFADFPKPSPEEEAEAQKKMQEAIASLSGAAGDESGDPAKQEEAMKGFMDAMAQGQKGMQEMMDTMLQQLLSKDVLYEPMVEIAAMYPPWIKKNKKKLPAEEIVRYEAQLAKVKSIVEEFEKPEGETQFQTVVTLLQEMQSFGQPPEEIMKELQAKKGGGYELPPWMQPGAAGAEGMPPGCTVM, encoded by the coding sequence ATGGACaacaaggcggaggcgatcctcgaccaggcgctcggcgagttcaacgacgggctcggcggcgccaagtCGGGCGGCAagtcgaagaagaagggctcCAAGAAGAAAGCCGAGCCCGCGGGCCtgggcggcctcggcctcccgagcaaggcggagaaggctcCGCCGCAGCCCAAGGGCATGGGCTCGCTCGGTCTTCCCGCTAAGGACAAGGTgggcgcgaaggagggcggCAAGGGCAAagggaagaagaagaagggcgcgggcgcccagCCCGCGTTCAACCCCTTCGATCCCTTCGGCGccatggcgggcgcgggcgccatggGCGGGAACCCCTACGCCATGGGCGGCAACCCCTACGGCAACCCCTACGGCAACCAGGCGGATCCATTCGCGGACCTcatgcccggcggcggcggcggcggcgcggctggcgccaACCCTTGGGCGCCCAatcccgacgccgagaagTACGCcaacgagctcgccgagcacaTGCAGAAGATGTTCGCCGACTTCCCCAAGCcctcgccggaggaggaggcggaggcgcagaaGAAGATGCAagaggcgatcgcgtcgctctCCGGCGCAGCGGgcgacgagagcggcgaTCCGGCGAAGCAGGAAGAGGCCATGAAGGGCTTCATGGACGCGATGGCTCAGGGCCAAAAAGGCATGCAGGAGATGATGGACACCATGCTGCAGCAGCTCCTGAGCAAGGACGTCCTGTACGAGCCGATGGTggagatcgcggcgatgtACCCGCCGTGGATCAAGAAGAACAAGAAGAAACTgccggcggaggagatcgtGCGGTACGAGGCGCAGCTCGCCAAGGTTAAGAGCATCGTGGAGGAGTTTGAGAAGCCGGAGGGCGAGACCCAGTTCCAAACCGTCGTCACCTTGCTGCAGGAGATGCAGTCGTTCGGTCAGCCGCCCGAGGAGATCATGAAGGAGCTCcaggcgaagaagggcggggGGTACGAGCTGCCGCCGTGGATGCAGCCGGGCGCGGCTGGGGCGGAAGGCATGCCGCCGGGGTGCACAGTCATGTAG
- a CDS encoding set domain protein (Predicted SET domain containing protein. ChromDB ID: SDG20128) → MSGAAVAQREIPGRGVGLVAARDIDAGETVVAEHALLVGVSEEFRRVCCASCLAHGAATPCSGCGEVVLCDTCRDPASPWHHGAGHGAVVCAAERVASAWRPPLSAPDRERLRFLGACAELRRAHVVNGDARARARLDAVLRLCPDVGPAGEGIDPREASAAERVRPALEAAVQATIATTEANTAGGGLLRAIAGDAIENAALLAKETKNAFGVMAATRGGDGSHPNDGSDDDRRVRGGAVYELASRVNHACFPNVARFDNFDGVLSSPSHEFYVPHRDGPNPPGPTELRLVAIDKIPAGCEVLMSYLPVSESCARRRRRLRNTFGFGCECERCVIECAWATEDGAATGDEGAYRDASRRAREARDEAAELEADAIADALDRECDEKEEVANQSLDAAELTRRADRIPPTYALWFVRNMCPVDGCGGTLAPPHARADHMTCNYCGERRSDEEFFRRLDAGAG, encoded by the coding sequence AtgtcgggcgccgccgtcgcccagcgCGAGATTCCCGGTCGGGGCGtgggcctcgtcgccgcccgcgacatcgacgcgggggagaccgtcgtcgccgagcacgcgCTGCTCGTGGGCGTGAGCGAGGAATTTCGGCGCGTCTGCTGCGCGTCGTGCCTGGCGcacggggcggcgacgccgtgttCGGGGTGCGGCGAGGTGGTGCTGTGCGACACGTGCCGcgaccccgcgtcgccgtggcaTCACGGGGCGGGGCACGGCGCGGTCGTGTGCGCGGCggaacgcgtcgcgtccgcgtggcGACCGCCGCTCAGCGCACCTGACCGCGAGCGACTTCGAttcctcggcgcgtgcgccgagctgagacgcgcgcacgtcgtcaacggagacgcgcgggcgcgagcgcgcctcgacgcggtgctGCGACTGTGCCCCGACGTGGgtcccgcgggcgaggggaTCGACCCGAGggaggcgtccgccgcggagcgcgtgcgACCCGCGCTGGAAGCTGCGGTGCAGGCGACCATCGCAACCACCGAGGCGAacaccgccggcggcggactcctccgcgccatcgccggcgacgccatcgagaaCGCCGCGCTTCTGGCCAAGGAGACGAAGAACGCGTTCGGGgtcatggcggcgacgcgcggcggcgacggttcgcATCCAAACGACGGTTCAGATGACGACaggcgcgtccggggcggcgccgtgtaCGAGCTCGCTTCGCGAGTCAACCACGCGTGCTTTCCAAACGTCGCCAGGTTCGACAACTTTGACGGCGTCttgtcctcgccgtcgcacgAGTTTTACGTCCCGCACCGCGACGGCCCGAACCCGCCGGGCCCCACCGAACTCAGgctcgtcgccatcgacAAGATCCCCGCCGGGTGCGAGGTTTTGATGAGCTACCTCCCGGTGAGCGagtcgtgcgcgcggcgtcggcggcggctgcgaaaCACCTTCGGATTCGGGTGCGAGTGCGAACGGTGCGTCATCGAGtgcgcgtgggcgacggaggacggcgcggctaccggggacgagggcgcgtaccgagacgcgtcgcgaagggcgagggaggcgcgtgacgaggcggcggagcttgAGGCTgacgcgatcgcggacgCTTTGGACCGCGAGTGCGACGAGAAAGAGGAGGTGGCGAACCaatcgctcgacgccgccgagctcacgcgacgcgcggacaGGATCCCACCGACGTACGCGCTGTGGTTCGTTCGGAACATGTGCCCCGTGGACGGGTGCGGGGGCACGCTGGCGCCTCCGCACGCGCGAGCGGACCACATGACGTGCAACTActgcggcgagcggcgaagCGACGAGGAGTTTTTCCGACGGCTGGACGCGGGAGCGGGTTGA
- a CDS encoding predicted protein yields MSAPSAANGAWRGTLRRVLRAVDAHVTSHTGSPTWRDHVLAEFRSGNRDTMALADRVAARLRAADEWATLANAVQRHKAMIMDYGHSLEKEREQLKKASNTANYVGLSMPDAYDHAAHDLAAANKKKDGDE; encoded by the coding sequence atgagcgcgccgtcggcggcgaacggcgcgtgGCGCGGCACCCTAcgccgcgttctccgcgcggtggacgcgcacgtcacgTCGCACACCGGCTCCCCGACGTGGCGCGACCACGTCCTCGCGGAGTTCCGATCGGGGAATCGCGACAcgatggcgctcgccgatcgcgtcgccgcgaggctcagAGCCGCGGACGAGTGGGCGACGCTGGCGAACGCGGTGCAGCGCCACAAGGCGATGATCATGGACTACGGGCACTcgctggagaaggagcgcgagcagctGAAGAAGGCGTCGAACACGGCCAACTACGTCGGGCTCTCAATGCCCGACGCTTACGACCACGCAGCgcacgacctcgcggcggcgaacaagaagaaggacgggGATGAGTAA
- a CDS encoding predicted protein — translation MTSGREGSTTSGATTTPHVVLCDPPVTFARAEAPDDPSGANSSGAGSSGAPSFFFDEANDWVIAHEEDDDATTASLRCHPLPPRGLARAASGAAGAVPPRPVSIRVPRGPALDARVSPQWKPGLDRRDFRSAPRLVAIKRSDVAIDVYRVDVVDDGDDDDGVAARGGTQLSSARYELRRAGETILSFFWSLAPGVDLVVVTTRGLEQYALNAGCWDYVAEDDAAPAEPLALVSVGEKRMKGERPVGWCAYDFDSKLVVLGSGPGHARLNAWQFAATGAIKLPRFELPSSVAGMGLGSPPASPPSLSRSLRGEDVRLLTLYGRVFLAVADRPRGELVLHRVHRDAIVKERVANLSPMLLYTEGALPRGVPLNLSVVDNLLCVHASGSGFVSAIDVAQANSHEPNDENDDDDGGVRSGDLPGGEVKPLVATPSRIGGAPENVRGLTCVGADVVVDVATGRAWKLALDLRVASDVAGGGAGGDVAASVAFLQRRSQAPWAGEGLGLGFGDDGERGREIQLTRRGAATPPFSPPFSPPASPTPRRVVPPADASSRASFHAINDADESPRSLTLDAMRRALDRGGDNLGTLRSVFAAVCGSYVEARSRGAAAAAGARFRASFRARGGVVVGGEDDPSSPEPHRATPSSPRRRDIPPSSPAVSPSDAYALVFRPHVHALLVPGVVTGGRRVRRRALRAARAAVVEYLLAAEQSGASREFGAGRHLSSSGSSLGSSLGSSRGVAMCARLCVAASVALGEARRTSAWETLLVDAGYDDEEEEAADFLRRETSSVSIRGRCRGDDDADDCDADDCDAGDTERQAAGRGTAATVRIPARDGQSPVASNPAEAFASLAGRPVRLAAAHRWYEETSPGSLRGTPLGAKYRRAFDPDAGGSDGAGTDEEERGEVHPGDTDTTPRG, via the coding sequence ATGACGTCagggcgcgagggttcgacgacgtccggcgcgacgacgacgccgcacgTCGTCCTGTGCGACCCGCCCGTcacgttcgcgcgcgccgaagcGCCCGATGACCCGTCCGGCGCGAAttcgtccggcgcgggttcgtccGGCGCGCCAAGTTTCTTTTTCGACGAAGCCAACGATTGGGTCATCGCgcacgaggaggacgacgacgcgacgacggcgtcgcttCGATGCCacccgctgccgccgcggggcctcgcgcgagccgcgtcgggcgccgccggcgccgtcccgccgcgtcccgtGTCGATCCGCGTGCCGCGGGGcccggcgctggacgcgcgcgtgtcgccgCAGTGGAAACCGGGTCTCGACCGGCGCGACTTtcgaagcgcgccgcgcctcgtcgcgatcAAACGGtccgacgtcgccatcgacgtctaccgcgtcgacgtcgtcgacgacggcgacgacgacgacggggtggcggcgcgcggagggacacagctgtcgtcggcgcggtacgagctgcgtcgcgcgggggaaACGATCCTGTCTTTTTTTtggtcgctcgcgccgggcgtcgacctcgtcgtgGTCACCACCCGCGGACTGGAGCAGTACGCGTTAAATGCGGGGTGCTGGGATTATGTCGCAGAAGACGacgccgcacccgccgagccgctcgcgctggtgTCCGTCGGGGAGAAACGGATGAAAGGCGAGCGACCGGTGGGCTGGTGCGCGTACGATTTTGACTCGAAGCTGGTGGTGCTCGGCTCCGGTCCCGGTCACGCGCGGCTCAACGCGTGGCAGTTCGCTGCGACTGGCGCGATCAAGCTCCCGCGGTTCGAGCTTCCAAGCTCGGTGGCGGGCATGGGCCTTGGGTcaccccccgcgtcgcccccgtctttgagccgcagccttcgcggGGAGGACGTGCGGTTGCTCACGCTCTACGGGCGGGtgttcctcgccgtcgccgacagGCCGCGCGGGGAGCTCGTGCTGCACAGGGTGCACAGGGACGCGATTGTGAAagaacgcgtcgcgaaccTCTCGCCGATGCTGCTGTACACCGAGGGCGCGCTgccgcggggggtgccgCTAAACTTGAGCGTAGTGGATAATTTGCTCTGCGTGCACGCCTCTGGAAGCGGCTTCGTCTCCGCCATCGACGTCGCACAGGCAAATAGTCACGAACCGAACGacgaaaacgacgacgacgacggcggggttcgatccggcgacctcCCGGGCGGGGAGGTGAAAcccctcgtcgccaccccgTCCCGCATAGGCGGAGCACCCGAGAACGTTCGCGGTTTGAcgtgcgtcggcgccgacgtcgtcgtcgacgtcgcgacgggccgAGCGTGGAAGCTCGCGCTGGATCTCCGGGTCGCGTCAGACGTggcgggtggcggcgcgggcggcgacgtcgccgcgtcagTCGCGTTTCTGCAGCGGCGGAGCCAGGCGCCGTGGGCGGGTGAGGgtttagggttagggttcggcgacgacggcgagcgcggccggGAGATTCAGCTGAcgaggcggggcgcggcTACCCCGccgttctcgccgccgttctccccgcccgcctcgccgacgccgcggcgtgtcgtcccgcccgccgacgctTCGTCTCGCGCTTCGTTCCACGCGATTAACGACGCGGATGAAAGTCCGAGGTCGCTCACcctcgacgcgatgcgccgcgcgctggaccgcggcggcgacaaccTCGGGACGTTGCGATCCgtgttcgcggcggtgtgcgGGAGCTACGTCGAGGCGAggtcccgcggcgccgccgccgcggcgggcgccaggTTCCGCGCGTCGtttcgcgcccgcggcggcgtcgtcgtcggcggcgaggacgaccccTCATCGCCCGAACCCCATCGTGCTACCCCGAGctcccctcgtcgtcgcgacatccccccgtcgtcgcccgcggtaTCGCCGTCGGACGCGTACGCGCTGGTGTTCCGGCCGCACGTCCACGCGTTGCTCGTTCCTGGCGTCGTGACGggggggcgtcgcgttcggcggcgcgcgcttcgcgccgcgagagccgccgTGGTCGAgtacctcctcgccgcggaacaGTCGGGGGCGTCACGGGAATTTGGCGCCGGTCGTCACCTTTCGTCGTCCGGATCTTCCCTCGGATCTTCCCTCGGATCTTcccggggcgtcgcgatgTGCGCGCGTCTCTGCGTCGCCGCATCGGTCGCGctgggcgaggcgcggcgaacgagcgcgtggGAAACGCtgctggtggacgccggctacgacgacgaagaagaagaagcggcGGATTTCCTTCGCCGGGAGACGTCCTCCGTTTCCATTCGCGGCCGGTGCcggggtgacgacgacgcggacgactgcgacgcggacgactgCGACGCGGGGGATACGGAACGTCAGGCGGCCGGGAGGggaaccgccgcgacggttcgcatCCCGGCCCGCGACGGTCAGagccccgtcgcgtcgaaccccgcggaggcgttcgcgtcgctcgctgGTCGACCGGTTCGgctggccgcggcgcacagGTGGTACGAAGAAACGTCCCCTGGTTCCCTTCGCGGTACCCCGCTGGGGGCCAAGTAccgtcgcgcgttcgacccggatgcgggcggctcggacggggcggggacggacgaggaggagcgagGCGAGGTCCACCCGGGGGACACAGACaccacgccgcgaggttga
- a CDS encoding predicted protein, producing the protein MNDQQAGVGNDRTQQSLQEAINQRLVETGERERLKQLLRERLIECGWRDELKERCKRVVKERGFENVTADELAREIAPLGRATVPDAVKAELLKNIRTFLK; encoded by the coding sequence ATGAACGATCAGCAGGCGGGCGTGGGCAACGACCGCACGCAGCAGTCCCTCCAAGAGGCCATCAaccagcgcctcgtcgagaccggcgagcgcgagcgcctgaagcagctcctgcgcgagcgcctcatCGAGTGCGGGTGGCGCGACGAACTCAAGGAGCGGTGCAAGAGGGTCGTCAAGGAGCGCGGGTTCGAGAACGtgaccgcggacgagctcgcgagggagaTCGCGCCGCTCGGCCGAGCCACCGTGCCCGAcgcggtcaaggcggagCTCCTCAAGAACATCCGCACCTTCCTCAAGTGA
- a CDS encoding predicted protein, with amino-acid sequence MASSSAPRASFVVIAGRHKGGKRASSSSSKRGAKGRPEGVATDLKPSSVAGVTEDHAFEQFFYDDATQDRIMRLVQNHERPLFLCNPSLAVRAERAGMDYLLLDRDPRWKKVLPKGRFRQFELSSPRQMRFQYDAVFVDPPFANVQLHDLRRTVDLLASNATQAAAPVYLAFISDREDAVLAAFDGYGLERKGPALGYASVKQSTQERIYLYGPRADWNPDGAC; translated from the coding sequence atggcgtcgtcgtcggcgccccgcgcgtcgttcgtcgtcatcgcgggTCGACACAAGGGAGGCAagcgcgcgtcctcctcgtcgtccaagCGCGGCGCTAAGGGTCGaccggagggcgtcgccaccgacCTGAAGCCATCCTCCGTGGCTGGGGTGACGGAGGACCACGCGTTCGAGCAGTTCTTctacgacgacgccacgcaGGATCGAATCATGCGCCTGGTGCAGAACCACGAGCGCCCGCTGTTCCTCTGCAAcccctcgctcgcggtgcgcgccgagcgcgccggcaTGGACTACCTCCTCCTGGACCGCGACCCGCGATGGAAGAAAGTCCTGCCTAAAGGTCGATTCCGACAGTTTGAgctgtcgtcgccgcggcagATGCGGTTCCAGTACGACGCCGTGTTCGTGGACCCGCCATTCGCGAACGTCCAGCTCCACGACCTGCGTCGCACCGTGGACTtgctcgcgtcgaacgcgacgcaggcggcggcgccggtgtaCCTGGCGTTCATCAGCGACAGGGAAGACGCCGTGCTGGCGGCGTTCGACGGGTACGGGTTGGAACGCAAGGGTCCCGCGCTGGGGTACGCCTCCGTGAAGCAGTCGACGCAGGAACGCATATACCTGTACGGGCCTCGCGCGGACTGGAaccccgacggcgcgtgctAG
- a CDS encoding predicted protein, translated as MSIATACHGARPAVAASPRRSISSSGARGALVVVDKAGCRANRRGRSFVARASNDATECAAAVPLESRSSATVASRRGALASALASALASAVATRPALADGDDRDVAAPTMDVEPAPAPAPAASAPVPPVRYKGSSPGNWSVVVPGEYRRMSTEKPRRIYEQRTDCEPNCRDLQAKRTEETPLVARFGSVDEREDVSVSVRGANTLKLTFLSMKDVTEFGAIEEATPLFVPPGAKIIDANARTGESGKGYYQWDFEYGAARVLLTAAVEQGNCYLLGATSSSERWASSEAGFRRASASFRVGADAVANANANAASVSAKDREPPAGEVRLDDGSGDAKRKPPGTLDCKGPLPILCSVED; from the coding sequence ATGTCGATCGCGACCGCGTGCCACGGCGCTcgtcccgccgtcgcggcgtcgccgcgccggtcgatctcgtcgtccggcgcgcgcggtgcgctcgTCGTTGTCGATAAGGCTGGATGCCGGgcgaaccgtcgcggacgctcgttcgtcgcgcgggcgtcgaacgacgcgacggagtgcgccgcggccgtgcCGCTCGAgtcgcgatcgagcgcgacggtcgcctcgcgccgcggcgcgctcgcgtccgcgctggcgtccgcgctggcatccgcggtcgcgactcgtcccgcgctcgccgatggcgacgaccgcgacgtcgcggcgccgacgatggacgtcgaacccgcgcccgcgcccgcgcccgcggcgtccgcgcccgtgccCCCCGTGCGCTACAAGGGAAGCTCCCCGGGCAACtggtccgtcgtcgtcccgggcgAGTACCGCCGCATGAGCACGGAGAAACCCCGCCGCATCTACGAGCAGCGCACCGATTGCGAGCCCAACTGCCGCGACCTCCAGGCGAAGCGAACCGAGGAgacgccgctcgtcgcgcgcttcggaagcgtcgacgagcgcgaggacgtgtCCGTCtccgtgcgcggcgccaaCACCCTGAAGCTCACCTTCCTCTCCATGAAGGACGTCACGGAGTtcggcgccatcgaggaggcgacgccgctgTTCGTGCCGCCCGGAGCGAAGATcatcgacgcgaacgcgcgaacCGGCGAGAGCGGCAAGGGATACTACCAGTGGGACTTCGagtacggcgccgcgagggttttactcacggcggcggtggagcaGGGTAACTGCTACCTGCTGggcgccacgtcgtcgtcggagcggTGGGCGTCGAGCGAGGCTGGGTTCAGAAGGGCTTCCGCTTCGTTCAGGGTGGGCGCAGACGCCGTGGCAAATGCAAATGCAAATGCTGCATCCGTGTCGGCCAAGGACAGGGAACCGCCGGCCGGGGAGGTGAGGCTGGACGACGGGTCTGGGGACGCGAAACGGAAGCCGCCCGGCACCTTGGACTGCAAGGGGCCGCTGCCGATCCTGTGCTCCGTGGAGGACTGA